A single genomic interval of Lathyrus oleraceus cultivar Zhongwan6 chromosome 7, CAAS_Psat_ZW6_1.0, whole genome shotgun sequence harbors:
- the LOC127101730 gene encoding uncharacterized protein LOC127101730: MASDQENSQDANAPDDTSEKEITRGITIMKSIIRDRDKAVTYNVNWNADNQLIGSNAAKLASYIGTLVRMHIPITATRWSNKELGSAKDKIWTEILRSFNIEDTTIRKKYILQLAGKRHRGWRTFLTNKYLKDKEIFFVEYDPEYPVKYAIFITEEEWVAFVAQRRDENFKKVSATNRERASNPTYAYKKGRLGYARLEEKILDETKSDATSLPPHVLWKEARVGKDGTVRDDVQHIYDECETLSQSISTAEDQENRSVLSRALNVLEYPGRVRGKGHGCTPTSLYKNPRRRNPSNQEVMETLQALQAQVLQLQKDNERYRCMEKCSSQLKETSEKASIDCQNKFPEGISSCQLYLSSPTYRLVGKGKVHNTSGDLLHHRPLLDGHLKVSVDVVLDKDALLPIPDIVSETTLLRDAIGSFVAWPLDLIFIDDETPTKPASKDKGILRHNESVASQKEVFAQGSQQLSQKIGSRQKNKRDLPVTSLPKKGAFVPRYQISLETLVDSSDMATAGAIRLLDMEEDIFGYSCTETIGKEDLEHIFRHQELGVGVIHTYIRFLYDNFMRGNDQLSNRFRFVSSSLVNKALICREPDSCREYLVKRFMASSTNNLYLWPYNSGLDFNSKFILIFNCFFYVKNFHINFCFNL; encoded by the exons ATGGCTAGTGATCAAGAAAACTCACAAGATGCAAATGCTCCTGATGATACTTCAGAAAAAGAAATTACACGAGGCATCACTATTATGAAGAGTATCATTCGTGATAGAGATAAAGCAGTAACATATAATGTAAATTGGAATGCTGATAACCAACTAATTGGGTCTAATGCTGCAAAGTTGGCAAGCTACATTGGTACACTTGTTCGTATGCACATTCCAATCACTGCTACAAGATGGAGTAATAAAGAGTTGGGTAGCGCTAAAGATAAGATTTGGACTGAGATACTG AGGTCTTTTAACATTGAAGATACAACTATCCGAAAAAAGTATATActtcaattggccggaaaaagacaCAGAGGGTGGAGAACGTTTTTAACAAACAAGTATCTTAAGGACAAAGAAATTTTTTTTGTTGAATATGATCCGGAATATCCAGTGAAGTATGCGATCTTCATTACAGAAGAAGAATGGGTTGCTTTTGTAGCCCAAAGAAGAGACGAAAATTTCAAGAAAGTGAGTGCCACAAATCGCGAGAGAGCGTCAAATCCCACgtatgcatacaaaaaagggcgtTTGGGATATGCACGCTTAGAGGAAAAAATT TTAGACGAGAcgaaaagtgacgcaacatcaCTTCCGCCACATGTTTTGTGGAAAGAAGCTCGTGTGGGAAAGGATGGAACTGTTAGGGATGACGTTCAACATATTTATGATGAATGT GAGACCCTATCTCAATCGATAAGCACAGCTGAGGACCAGGAGAACAGGAGCGTACTTAGTAGAGCACTAAATGTTCTTGAGTATCCCGGTCGGGTGAGGGGTAAAGGGCATGGTTGTACTCCAACTTCCTTGTATAAGAATCCAAGGAGAAGAAATCCTagcaatcaagaagtgatggAGACGTTGCAGGCATTACAAGCGCAAGTTCTTCAATTGCAAAAGGATAACGAGAGATATAGGTGTATGGAAAAGTGCAGTTCACAGTTGAAAGAAACTAGTGAGAAAGCCAGTATCGATTGTCAAAAtaaatttcccgag ggcatttcatCTTGTCAGCTATACTTATCGTCACCGACTTATCGCctagttggcaagggaaaagtgcacaacacttcgggaGATTTACTTCACCATAGACCGCTCCTGGATGGACACCTTAAAGTATCGGTTGATGTTGTATTAGATAAGGATGCGTTGCTACCGATACCTGACATTGTTTCAGAGACAACATTGCTGCGAGATGCAATAGGATCATTTGTTGCATGGCCCTTGGATCTCATTTTCATTGATGATGAG ACGCCTACAAAACCCGCATCTAAGGATAAAGGGATTTTGCGGCACAACGAgtctgttgcatcacaaaaagaG GTATTTGCTCAAGGGTCACAACAACTGAGCCAGAAAATTGGTAGTCGACAGAAAAACAAAAGGGATCTTCCAGTGACTTCTTTGCCAAAAAAAGGTGCTTTTGTGCCTCGATACCAGATATCTCTTGAAACACTTGTTGACTCATCAGATATGGCAACAGCTGGTGCTATTCGCTTACTGGATATGGAGGAAGATATCTTTGGTTATTCATGCACTGAAACAATCGGAAAAGAAGATCTGGAACATATTTTTCGGCATCAAGAATTAGGCGTCGGTGTTATACACACATACATCCG GTTCTTGTATGACAATTTCATGCGCGGGAATGATCAATTGTCAAACAGATTCCGTTTCGTGTCTTCCTCCCTGGTCAACAAAGCATTAATTTGTAGGGAACCGGATTCATGTAGAGAGTACTTAGTCAAGAGATTCATGGCCAGCAGTACAAACAACTTGTATCTTTGGCCGTATAATTCAGGGTTAGATTTTAATTCTAAGTTTATTCTAATCTTTAATTGTTTCTTTTACGTAAAAAATTTCCAtataaacttttgttttaatttatag
- the LOC127101045 gene encoding uncharacterized protein LOC127101045, with protein MKQLVDTSIKVFRSQRQARVPRTKSSNITWIKVQCPLQRNGIDCGYFVMRFMREIINMNQIEIPITYFDEYKCAHYTRLQLEQIKEELCQYFIVKRLISI; from the exons ATGAAGCAATTAGTTGATAC atCAATAAAAGTGTTCCGATCTCAAAGACAAGCTCGAGTACCACGTACTAAATCCAGCAACATTACGTGGATAAAAGTGCAG TGTCCTCTACAGCGCAACGGTATCGATTGCGGATACTTTGTAATGAGGTTTATGAGGGAAATCATTAATATGAATCAAATAGAGATTCCAATCACG tactttgatgaatacaAGTGTGCTCATTACACGAGACTGCAGTTGGAACAAATCAAGGAGGAATTGTGTCAATATTTTATTGTGAAAAGATTAATTAGTATATAA